From the genome of Flavobacteriales bacterium:
AAATGACGTTCGTACTTAGCACCAAGTTTTGACGGGTAGGGTACCTCCATCCACCATCGGTCGCTTCGTTGACTCTTGTAGAAAATCACATCATAACGCCCATTTTCCAATGTGACGGTATATTTAGTGTATTCGCTCTTGTCAGCAAATGGATAATCTTGTTTCCGATTATTTACGCCCCATAGGAAATACCAAACCAATTGGGCGATAAGATGAGCGGACGACTCATTATCGCCAGCATTAAGACAATTGTAAAAGCCGATTGAAGATAATTTATCACTTAAGCCGGCATATCTGGAAATGGCACAGGCTTGTTCTCCATAAAGACCATTAGGTTCCGACCTTTGATTGACCGCATAATCTGATATCCGAATACTTGTGAGATCGAAGGAAACCATATCTGCATTCCTTACTATAGGTTCAACTTCTTCGAGATTCGACTGAACTTCTCCAAGTCGATAAATATCGAAGTACATTTTCTTCATCAAGTCAACCTCCCTTGGAAGAACATGGTGCGTTTGATAGGCGAGACAGCTGAAGTTAAACAGCACATTGGGTTGATGCAGAATTATCTTTTGCATGAAGCGATTCTCCTTCATGGCATCTTCCACATCGCCAATATCGAACATGGAATCGACATTGACCAAGTTCACCACCTGCTCAAGTTTTTCGTAAGCGAGGTAATTGGCGTAGGTAAGATCTTGGCCTCCTCCTAATATGACCGCCACTCCGCCCTGTTTCACAATTGAAGCAATACTACTAGAGAGCGCATAATATGTGTCTTCGACTGTTTCTCCTTGGTTGATATTTCCAAGATCGACTAAACTCAATCCCACAAAGTGGTCTTTGAGGGCGTATAATCTGTTCCTCACAGATACTAACGAATCTGAATTGAACTCTCCAGCGATAGACCTCCTCGTTTCGACAACACCTAAAAGAACAACTGATCCTTTTTCAATTTCTGGGAAATGGGCATTTTCGGTGTATGCCGATACTTTCTCACCAAGCGTTCCTTCCTCACATGCAACAGTGAAGTCAGCTGGCAGTGGCTCAAAAAATATGGCAATATCAGACAGTGTCATTTTTTCTTTCGAACAGCGCCTCGTTTAGGCTTATCAGGAGTTTGAGCAATAATTTCTTTGCAGTCCTCGAGGGTTAGTTTTTCAGGTTCGGTTCCTTTTGGGATGCGGTAATTCTTCTTACCAACGGCTATATACGGTCCGAAACGACCGTTTTTCACTTCAATAATGTCTGTTCCATCCTTAAACTCATTGATCATCATCTTTTTGAGATCCTCTCTTTTGGTCTCAATAAGTTGAATGGCCACATCCTTTGTGATGGTCATTGGATCTTCATCACCTAAAGAAACGTAAGACTTCCCGTGTCGGACATATGGCCCGAACTTTCCGATTCCGATAGTGAGTTTTTCACCTTCAAATTCGCCAATTTCTCGAGGAAGTTTAAAGAGCTCCAACGCTTCTTCCAACGTAATGTCCTCCATCTTTTTCCCTGCAGGAATGCTAGCAAATTTTGGTTTCTCTTCATTATCTGCCTCACCAATTTGAACCATAGGTCCAAAGCGGCCTAGCCTAGAATAAACGTTTCGTCCAGAAACTGGATCGACACCGAGCATTGTTTCGCCTGTTGCTTTCTTGGCATTTTCAGCCGTATCAACGGTTGTTACATGGAACGGCTTGTAGAACGCGTCAATCATTGAAGTCCATTCCAGCTGACCTTCTGCAATCTCATCAAACTGCTCCTCTACTTGGGCTGTGAAATTATAGTCTAGGATTTCAGTGAAGTTCTCGACTAAAAAATCTGTCACGACTTTACCGATATCCGTAGGAAAAAGCTTGGACTTTTCAGCCCCAGTGATCTCGGTTTTCACCTCTTCCTTCATTCCATCTGAATTCAAAAGGATGAATCCGTATTTACGCTCAACCCCTTCTTTGCCTTCCTTAACCACATAGTTTCTGCTTATGATGGTGTTGATAGTTGGTGCATAAGTAGATGGTCTGCCAATTCCCAATTCTTCCAGTTTTTTCACCAAACTCGCTTCGGTGTATCGTGCTGGTGGTTGAGTAAAGCGCTCCATTCCCTCCACTCTCGTGGCTTCCAACTTTTGTCCAACGTTCAAATTAGGAAGCATTCCCTTTTGATCGTCCGATTCATCATCAGTTCCTTCTAGATAAACCTTCAGAAATCCTTCGAACTTGATAACCTCA
Proteins encoded in this window:
- a CDS encoding formimidoylglutamase; the encoded protein is MTLSDIAIFFEPLPADFTVACEEGTLGEKVSAYTENAHFPEIEKGSVVLLGVVETRRSIAGEFNSDSLVSVRNRLYALKDHFVGLSLVDLGNINQGETVEDTYYALSSSIASIVKQGGVAVILGGGQDLTYANYLAYEKLEQVVNLVNVDSMFDIGDVEDAMKENRFMQKIILHQPNVLFNFSCLAYQTHHVLPREVDLMKKMYFDIYRLGEVQSNLEEVEPIVRNADMVSFDLTSIRISDYAVNQRSEPNGLYGEQACAISRYAGLSDKLSSIGFYNCLNAGDNESSAHLIAQLVWYFLWGVNNRKQDYPFADKSEYTKYTVTLENGRYDVIFYKSQRSDRWWMEVPYPSKLGAKYERHFMVPCGYQDYLRACEDEIPDRWWQTFQKLS